In Corynebacterium afermentans subsp. afermentans, a genomic segment contains:
- a CDS encoding glucosyl-3-phosphoglycerate synthase: MRVSVVIPALNEQDTVGGVVEKCLASSADEVLVIDPDSTDATAARAAAAGARVVPWREVDPREPWEGKGEALWRGVKAAAGDVVVFVDADVTSLKPWWVDALAEPLWDPGVHLVKASYERARAGGRVTELTAKPLLRALFPQLAHIRQPLAGEYAIRRRTALGLPFVAGYGVEAGLLIDVASAHTPASIAQAELSPRTHRNRPLTQLGPMADVVSRTILARAGVGEIQVRERPAWVDG; the protein is encoded by the coding sequence GTGAGGGTCAGTGTGGTCATTCCTGCGTTGAATGAGCAGGACACGGTGGGCGGTGTCGTCGAGAAGTGTTTGGCATCGAGCGCCGACGAGGTGCTGGTGATCGACCCGGACTCCACCGACGCCACCGCCGCCCGCGCCGCAGCCGCGGGCGCGAGGGTGGTGCCGTGGCGCGAGGTGGACCCGCGCGAGCCCTGGGAGGGCAAAGGCGAGGCCCTGTGGCGCGGCGTGAAGGCGGCCGCCGGTGACGTCGTAGTCTTCGTGGACGCGGACGTGACCTCACTTAAGCCGTGGTGGGTCGACGCGCTTGCGGAGCCGTTGTGGGATCCGGGCGTCCACCTGGTCAAAGCCTCCTACGAGCGCGCCCGCGCCGGCGGCCGCGTGACCGAACTGACCGCCAAGCCGCTGTTGCGCGCGCTGTTTCCGCAGCTCGCCCACATCCGCCAGCCGCTCGCCGGCGAGTACGCCATCCGCCGCCGCACCGCGCTTGGTCTCCCGTTCGTCGCAGGTTACGGCGTCGAGGCTGGCTTGCTCATCGACGTCGCCTCCGCCCACACCCCCGCCTCCATCGCGCAGGCCGAGCTGAGCCCGCGCACGCACCGCAACCGCCCGCTGACGCAACTGGGGCCCATGGCGGACGTGGTCTCCCGCACGATCTTGGCGCGCGCCGGGGTGGGCGAAATACAGGTCCGCGAGCGCCCCGCCTGGGTGGACGGTTAA
- a CDS encoding TIGR00730 family Rossman fold protein, which produces MAPLNIPRPERDRKLRGPIALRGSDHQASTFDQRLLEAFGHADSQWRHEDPWRVMRIQSEFVAGFDALSEMPKAVTVFGSARLGEGTDEYQLSYDVGRALVEAGYAVVTGGGPGLMEGPNRGAHNADGLSVGLGIELPFEQGLNDWVDLGLNFRYFFARKTMFLKYSQAFIALPGGFGTMDEVFEVLCMVQTGKVTNFPIVLMGTEFWSGLVAWIEQQLLGRGLISPGDEKLFLVTDSVDEAVAHIVDTHKVMTDQRLKDD; this is translated from the coding sequence ATGGCCCCGCTGAACATCCCCCGTCCGGAGCGCGACCGGAAGCTGCGTGGCCCGATCGCGCTGCGCGGTTCGGACCACCAGGCGTCCACGTTCGACCAGCGCCTGCTTGAGGCGTTCGGGCATGCGGACAGCCAGTGGCGCCACGAGGACCCGTGGCGCGTGATGCGCATCCAGAGCGAGTTCGTCGCGGGCTTCGACGCGCTTTCGGAGATGCCGAAGGCCGTCACCGTCTTTGGCTCGGCGCGCCTGGGGGAGGGCACGGACGAGTACCAGCTGTCCTACGACGTTGGCAGGGCGCTGGTGGAGGCCGGCTACGCGGTGGTCACCGGCGGCGGCCCGGGCTTGATGGAGGGCCCGAACCGCGGCGCGCACAACGCCGACGGCCTGTCGGTCGGCCTAGGCATTGAGCTGCCGTTCGAGCAGGGTTTGAACGACTGGGTGGATCTGGGGCTGAACTTCCGCTACTTCTTCGCCCGCAAGACCATGTTTTTGAAGTATTCGCAGGCGTTTATCGCCCTGCCGGGCGGCTTCGGCACGATGGACGAGGTCTTTGAGGTGCTGTGCATGGTGCAAACCGGCAAGGTCACCAACTTCCCGATTGTGCTGATGGGCACCGAGTTTTGGTCTGGGCTGGTGGCTTGGATTGAGCAGCAGCTGCTGGGCCGCGGGCTGATTTCTCCGGGCGACGAGAAGCTGTTTTTGGTCACCGACTCGGTGGACGAGGCGGTGGCGCACATCGTGGACACGCACAAGGTGATGACGGATCAGCGCCTCAAGGATGACTAA
- a CDS encoding DUF3117 domain-containing protein: protein MAAMKPRTGSGPMEAVEESRKIVMRIPSDGGGRLVVELSKEEAGELGRLLTEAAEA, encoded by the coding sequence ATGGCAGCAATGAAGCCGCGTACCGGCAGTGGCCCGATGGAAGCGGTGGAGGAGTCCCGCAAGATCGTGATGCGTATCCCGTCCGACGGCGGCGGCCGCCTCGTGGTGGAGCTGTCCAAGGAGGAGGCCGGCGAGCTCGGCCGACTGCTCACGGAGGCCGCAGAAGCCTAA
- the folP gene encoding dihydropteroate synthase yields the protein MTKQLAEVMAIVNRTPDSFYDKGATFASEKALLRIDGAVSAGASIIDVGGVKAGPGDDVDVAEEIDRVVPLIAAARGRHPDVTLSVDTWRAPVAEAAIAAGADLINDTWAGFDPELVEVAGYHRVGYVCSHTGGITPRTRPHRVHYDDVVADVIAETTALAERAASLGVPEERIFIDPTHDFGKNTYHGLELLRRVDELVATGWPVLMALSNKDFVGETLNRGLNGADITERVPGTLATTAWAAARGVAAFRVHEVEATLDVIRMTAAIQGEMAPLHTVRGLA from the coding sequence ATGACTAAGCAGCTCGCCGAGGTGATGGCGATTGTCAACCGCACACCCGACTCGTTCTACGACAAGGGCGCGACGTTCGCTTCCGAGAAAGCACTTTTGCGTATCGACGGCGCCGTGTCCGCCGGCGCCAGCATCATCGACGTCGGCGGGGTCAAAGCAGGTCCCGGCGATGACGTGGACGTTGCCGAGGAGATCGACCGCGTCGTGCCGCTGATCGCCGCCGCACGAGGACGCCACCCGGACGTGACGTTGAGCGTGGACACGTGGCGCGCGCCCGTGGCGGAGGCCGCGATCGCCGCCGGCGCGGACCTGATCAACGACACGTGGGCCGGTTTCGACCCGGAGCTGGTGGAGGTCGCCGGCTACCACCGGGTGGGCTACGTCTGCTCGCACACCGGCGGGATCACCCCGCGCACCCGCCCGCACCGGGTGCATTACGACGACGTGGTCGCCGACGTCATCGCCGAGACCACGGCGCTGGCCGAGCGCGCGGCGTCGCTGGGCGTGCCGGAGGAGCGCATCTTCATCGACCCGACCCACGATTTTGGCAAGAACACCTACCACGGCTTGGAGCTGCTGCGGCGCGTGGACGAGCTCGTGGCCACGGGCTGGCCGGTGCTGATGGCGTTGTCGAACAAGGACTTCGTCGGCGAGACCTTGAACCGTGGCCTCAACGGCGCGGACATCACCGAGCGCGTCCCCGGCACCCTCGCCACCACCGCGTGGGCGGCCGCGCGCGGGGTGGCGGCGTTCCGCGTGCACGAGGTCGAGGCCACGCTGGACGTGATACGCATGACCGCCGCGATCCAGGGCGAGATGGCCCCGCTGCACACCGTGCGGGGGCTCGCGTGA
- the glgA gene encoding glycogen synthase produces the protein MKVGMFTREYPPEVYGGAGVHVTELTRFMRDIVEVDVHCMGAPRDAAGVYVHGVDPALAEANGAMKTLSTGLRMADAAAGLDVVHSHTWYAGLGGHLAGQLHEIPHVVTAHSLEPDRPWKREQLGGGYNVSSWSEKNAFEYADAVIAVSAGMKEAVLRAYPRIDDTKVHTVLNGIDPEKWYPDSGTIADELGVNPDKPVVAFVGRITRQKGVAHLLKAAQSFDEDIQLILCAGAPDTKEIAAETEGLVEKLKASRDGVFWIQEMMPPEKVREVYSLADVFVCPSIYEPLGIVNLEAMACETAVVASRVGGIPEVVVDGETGVLVDYDADDTAGFEAALAEAVNAVAGDAGRAAALGAAGLTRAKTDFSWATIAQETVEIYKGLNR, from the coding sequence ATGAAAGTCGGAATGTTCACCCGCGAATACCCACCGGAGGTCTACGGCGGCGCCGGCGTCCACGTCACCGAGCTGACGCGCTTCATGCGCGACATCGTCGAGGTGGACGTGCACTGCATGGGCGCACCGCGCGACGCAGCAGGCGTCTACGTGCACGGCGTCGACCCCGCGTTGGCGGAGGCCAACGGGGCGATGAAAACGCTGTCCACCGGCCTGCGCATGGCCGACGCCGCCGCCGGCCTGGACGTGGTGCACTCCCACACCTGGTACGCGGGGCTCGGCGGGCACCTGGCCGGCCAGCTGCACGAAATCCCCCACGTGGTCACCGCCCACTCCCTGGAGCCGGACCGCCCGTGGAAACGCGAGCAACTCGGCGGCGGCTACAACGTCTCCTCCTGGTCGGAGAAGAACGCCTTCGAATACGCCGATGCGGTCATCGCGGTCTCCGCCGGAATGAAGGAAGCGGTACTGCGCGCATACCCGCGTATCGACGACACTAAAGTCCACACCGTCCTCAACGGCATCGACCCGGAGAAGTGGTACCCCGACTCTGGCACCATCGCCGATGAGCTGGGCGTGAACCCGGACAAGCCCGTTGTGGCCTTTGTCGGGCGCATCACACGCCAAAAGGGCGTGGCCCACCTGCTCAAGGCCGCCCAATCCTTCGACGAGGACATCCAGCTCATCCTGTGCGCCGGGGCCCCGGACACCAAGGAGATTGCGGCGGAGACCGAAGGGCTCGTCGAAAAGCTGAAGGCGTCGCGCGACGGCGTGTTCTGGATCCAGGAAATGATGCCGCCCGAGAAGGTGCGCGAGGTGTACTCGCTGGCAGACGTGTTCGTCTGCCCGTCCATCTACGAGCCGCTGGGCATCGTGAACCTCGAGGCGATGGCGTGCGAAACCGCCGTGGTAGCCTCGCGCGTCGGCGGCATCCCGGAGGTCGTCGTCGACGGCGAAACCGGCGTGCTGGTGGACTACGATGCCGACGACACCGCGGGCTTCGAAGCCGCCTTGGCCGAAGCCGTCAACGCCGTCGCAGGCGATGCCGGCCGCGCCGCCGCCCTGGGCGCGGCCGGGCTCACGCGGGCCAAAACCGACTTTTCCTGGGCGACCATTGCGCAAGAAACCGTAGAGATTTACAAGGGGCTGAACAGATGA
- a CDS encoding GH32 C-terminal domain-containing protein translates to MTVYRPELHVTAERGILEGPAGIYRTGKAAERMWNMFYQYRPTPDSPSRWGHQQSEEDAFSWVDCNDVIVPVGGEIAVRAGSISPAGDGVDLFFTSATAAGSTIQVAHVPHVNELCSDLDDDADLDVSGAAARLGAVVEDVAGVSNFRSPCVVPDWDADTDRDDDHDGWLMLAVSGPETAPKPVVLTSDDGRDWKLEGVLEFEGDTGFDLDTSLVAPRIVRLRDEVDGQIRDVLFVTLERDGKDTAVYAVGELRGHTFRVDTPFTIVDHGHDFTRPRNTTYSLAETAKLYERAYLYGFMTNTDRAGDPTQEPNWDAEGWANALTLPRRITLQGGRLYQVPAPGLPDAVDSTDRARMWAGLCEVAPGASVVVEVLDGDGEPGVEITHSGDQIVLDRKDGSPASAELHDDDEDNITVIVDGATIEVYAGGGSVVMSSRVWLNGGCSGIRTRAYNGAEIHSEWRRGYVR, encoded by the coding sequence ATGACCGTTTACCGTCCGGAACTGCACGTCACCGCCGAGCGCGGCATCCTCGAAGGCCCCGCCGGCATCTACCGCACCGGCAAGGCAGCCGAGCGCATGTGGAACATGTTCTACCAGTACCGCCCCACCCCCGACTCACCGAGCCGCTGGGGCCACCAGCAAAGCGAAGAAGACGCGTTTAGCTGGGTGGACTGCAACGACGTCATCGTGCCCGTCGGCGGCGAAATCGCCGTTCGCGCCGGCAGCATCTCCCCCGCAGGCGACGGCGTGGACCTGTTTTTCACCTCCGCCACCGCCGCCGGCAGCACCATCCAGGTCGCGCACGTCCCCCACGTCAACGAGCTGTGCTCCGACCTCGACGACGACGCCGACCTCGACGTCTCCGGCGCCGCAGCCCGCCTCGGCGCCGTGGTCGAAGACGTCGCAGGCGTGAGCAACTTCCGCTCCCCCTGCGTCGTGCCCGATTGGGACGCCGACACCGACCGCGACGACGACCACGACGGCTGGCTCATGCTCGCCGTCTCCGGCCCCGAAACCGCGCCGAAGCCAGTCGTGCTCACCTCGGACGACGGCCGCGACTGGAAGCTCGAAGGCGTCCTCGAATTCGAAGGCGACACCGGCTTCGACCTCGACACATCCTTGGTCGCCCCTCGCATCGTGCGCCTGCGCGACGAAGTGGACGGCCAGATCCGCGACGTTTTGTTTGTCACGCTCGAACGCGACGGCAAAGACACCGCCGTCTACGCCGTCGGCGAGCTGCGCGGCCACACCTTCCGCGTGGACACGCCGTTCACCATCGTCGACCACGGCCACGACTTCACCCGCCCCCGCAACACCACCTACAGCCTGGCAGAAACGGCGAAGCTGTACGAACGCGCCTACTTGTACGGGTTCATGACCAACACCGACCGCGCCGGCGACCCCACCCAAGAACCCAACTGGGACGCCGAAGGCTGGGCCAACGCCCTGACCTTGCCGCGCCGCATCACCCTGCAGGGCGGCCGCCTCTACCAGGTGCCCGCCCCGGGGCTTCCGGACGCGGTGGACAGCACCGACCGCGCCCGCATGTGGGCCGGGCTCTGCGAGGTCGCGCCAGGAGCCTCCGTCGTCGTGGAGGTGCTCGACGGCGACGGTGAACCGGGCGTAGAGATCACCCACTCCGGCGACCAGATCGTCCTCGACCGCAAGGACGGCTCCCCCGCCAGCGCCGAGCTCCACGACGATGACGAAGACAACATCACCGTCATCGTCGACGGCGCCACCATCGAGGTCTACGCCGGCGGCGGCAGCGTGGTCATGTCCTCGCGCGTATGGCTCAACGGCGGCTGCTCCGGCATCCGCACCCGCGCCTACAACGGCGCGGAAATCCACTCCGAGTGGCGCCGCGGCTACGTGCGCTAA
- the glgC gene encoding glucose-1-phosphate adenylyltransferase, whose protein sequence is MKSQPRVLAIVLAGGEGKRLFPLTADRAKPAVPFGGNYRLIDFVLSNLVNAGYMRIAVLTQYKSHSLDRHVATAWNVSGPTQQYIASVPAQQRRGKRWYSGSADAIVQSLNLIYDDAPDYVLVFGADHVYRMDPSQMVEDHIASGKAATVAGIRVPRSEAHAFGCIQAADDGTITEFLEKPADPPGTPDDPETTFASMGNYCFSTEALIQALLEDEQNEDSAHDMGGDIIPYFVAQGEANVYDFSRNEVPGATERDRGYWRDVGTVDSFYEAHMDLISSHPVFNLYNKAWPIHATEEDNLPPAKFVMGGIAQESIVASGSIISGATVRNSVLSTDVRVEEGGTVEGSVLMPGVRVGKGAVVRHCILDKNVYVSDGEIIGVDPERDRERFNVSDSGVVCVGKNEVI, encoded by the coding sequence ATGAAAAGCCAGCCTCGGGTTCTCGCCATCGTCCTCGCCGGCGGTGAGGGCAAGCGTCTGTTTCCGTTGACCGCCGACCGTGCCAAGCCCGCCGTGCCGTTCGGCGGCAACTACCGTCTCATCGATTTCGTCCTGTCCAACCTGGTCAACGCGGGCTACATGCGAATCGCGGTGCTGACGCAGTACAAGTCGCACTCGCTGGACCGCCACGTCGCTACTGCGTGGAACGTCTCCGGCCCGACGCAGCAGTACATCGCCTCGGTGCCGGCGCAGCAGCGCCGCGGCAAGCGCTGGTACTCGGGTTCGGCGGACGCGATCGTGCAGTCGCTGAACTTGATCTACGACGACGCGCCGGACTACGTGCTGGTCTTCGGCGCGGACCACGTTTACCGCATGGATCCTTCGCAGATGGTGGAGGACCACATCGCCTCGGGCAAGGCCGCGACTGTGGCGGGCATCCGCGTGCCGCGCTCGGAGGCGCACGCGTTCGGCTGCATCCAGGCGGCAGACGACGGCACCATCACCGAGTTTCTGGAAAAGCCCGCCGACCCGCCGGGCACCCCCGACGACCCGGAGACCACGTTCGCGTCGATGGGCAACTACTGCTTCTCCACCGAGGCGCTGATCCAGGCGCTGCTGGAGGACGAGCAGAATGAGGATTCCGCCCACGACATGGGCGGCGACATCATCCCGTACTTCGTGGCCCAGGGCGAGGCGAACGTGTACGACTTCTCCCGCAACGAGGTCCCGGGCGCGACGGAGCGCGACCGCGGCTACTGGCGCGACGTGGGCACCGTCGACTCGTTCTACGAAGCCCACATGGACCTCATTTCCTCGCACCCGGTGTTTAACCTCTACAACAAGGCGTGGCCCATTCACGCCACGGAGGAGGACAACCTGCCGCCGGCGAAGTTCGTCATGGGCGGCATCGCGCAGGAGTCCATCGTGGCGTCCGGCTCCATCATCTCGGGCGCGACAGTGCGCAACTCGGTGCTGTCTACCGACGTCCGCGTTGAGGAAGGCGGCACCGTGGAAGGCTCAGTGCTGATGCCGGGCGTGCGCGTGGGCAAGGGCGCGGTGGTGCGCCACTGCATCCTGGACAAAAACGTCTACGTCTCCGACGGGGAGATCATCGGGGTGGATCCCGAGCGCGACCGCGAGCGCTTTAACGTCTCCGACAGCGGCGTGGTGTGTGTGGGCAAAAACGAGGTGATTTAG